Proteins found in one Herpetosiphonaceae bacterium genomic segment:
- a CDS encoding DUF4173 domain-containing protein — translation DLTDLPFDWSVDVMRWFGHLLFVLVATYVSAGALLTALTQDQSTPAQSLTPGDLPVEPAEGETQKLGRRGRRFLGFTEALTVLVAVDVLFGGFMAIQAAYLFGGISTLERTGMGYAEYARRGFFELVAATCLALGLIWLLAFLTQRVLVWKQRAFNTSSGILILLMLGMLASAFKRLLLYEDYYGYTRLRLYTHGFMIWLAVILLICLFALWRTRFRLFVAGSMATALIYLALLNVVNTDALIVRENIRRYQASGKLDVDYLQTLSVDATPTLVAGLDTLSDQARASLDQHLIRQLHTLRAIAADDGWPSWHVARMRALAALLQRYGDPPPSS, via the coding sequence GATCTGACCGACCTGCCGTTCGACTGGTCGGTCGACGTGATGCGCTGGTTCGGGCACCTGCTCTTCGTGCTGGTCGCGACCTACGTCTCCGCCGGTGCGCTGCTGACCGCTCTGACGCAAGATCAGTCAACGCCTGCGCAAAGCCTGACTCCCGGCGATCTGCCGGTGGAGCCTGCGGAAGGCGAGACTCAGAAGCTCGGCAGGCGGGGCCGTCGCTTCCTGGGCTTTACCGAGGCGCTGACGGTCCTCGTCGCGGTCGATGTGCTCTTCGGCGGCTTTATGGCGATCCAGGCGGCGTATCTCTTCGGCGGGATCAGCACGCTTGAGCGCACGGGAATGGGCTACGCCGAGTATGCCCGACGCGGCTTCTTCGAGCTGGTTGCTGCGACATGTCTGGCGCTGGGCCTGATCTGGCTGCTGGCCTTCTTGACGCAGCGCGTGCTGGTCTGGAAGCAGCGCGCCTTTAACACCAGCAGCGGCATCTTGATCCTGCTGATGCTGGGCATGCTTGCCTCGGCCTTTAAGCGGCTGCTGCTCTACGAGGATTACTACGGCTACACCCGTCTGCGCCTTTACACGCACGGCTTCATGATCTGGCTGGCGGTCATCCTGCTCATCTGCCTGTTCGCGCTCTGGCGTACCCGCTTCCGGCTGTTCGTTGCGGGCAGCATGGCAACCGCATTGATCTACCTGGCGCTGCTGAACGTCGTCAACACCGACGCGCTGATCGTGCGCGAGAATATTCGGCGCTACCAGGCCAGCGGCAAGCTCGATGTCGATTACCTGCAAACGCTGTCGGTCGACGCGACGCCGACGCTGGTTGCGGGACTGGATACGCTCAGCGATCAGGCGCGAGCCAGCCTCGACCAGCACTTGATCCGGCAGTTGCACACGCTGCGCGCCATCGCCGCAGACGACGGCTGGCCGAGCTGGCATGTGGCAAGGATGCGGGCGCTCGCCGCCTTGCTCCAGCGCTACGGCGATCCTCCGCCGAGTAGCTAG
- a CDS encoding heterodisulfide reductase-related iron-sulfur binding cluster: MNDSIVPVREIYWNIQGHIPFIQTFLYLLAIASIGVLSYGIWRDVRRWRLGRPTQRATSLAARLSEFLQQIFGQKRVLRDRAPGIMHTMIFYGFLALFIGTDIIAMEEDFTIPTLGPDAGRILAGPFYPFYEFILDTMGLLFVIGLLWATYRRYVSKPNRLDNRVTDAWVLGAMLFIGIGGFLIEGIRILNQEIGGVRVMEQSWARWNVIGYPLALFFRQIGLEGQAGLVFHRLLWVPHMITTFAFVASIPYTKFKHIFYTPLNSFFRDIEPKGALDKIEDIEDKEEEDLGVNRIADLTWKERLSLDACMRCGRCQANCPAYASGSDLSPKWLITKMDDLMRGAPVLMRDGTIVHVTQDESALAAADRAPTEAVHEGGNGELHGLNRLKGGGVKFVKGDRETLPLYGTLISENELWSCTTCRACMSECPAMIEHVDDIVNLRRKLALVEGEVPEGVSTVLTGIERNGNPWKLPQRERAAWAEGLDVPVLAEVEEVDVLYWVGCAPSYDARSRKTARAMVQLMQRAGVSFAILGEEETCTGDPARRMGEEFLYQTQAQTNIETMQQYKFKQVVTTCAHCFNTIKNEYPQFGGGAGKDYEVIHHTQFLARLVKQGKLKPTEQVDERVAYHDPCYVGRYNDIYDDPRDLLAAIPGVELVEAPDRNREKAMCCGGGGGNVWMEGWGTKGINVIRLEQLQQAKPTTVAMGCPFCMVMFEDAAKNTGVGDTLGRKDVAELLLDALPRQDGSTAASA; the protein is encoded by the coding sequence ATGAACGACTCGATCGTCCCCGTTCGCGAGATCTATTGGAACATCCAGGGCCATATTCCTTTTATTCAGACGTTCTTGTACCTGCTCGCCATCGCGTCGATTGGAGTGTTGAGCTACGGCATCTGGCGCGATGTCCGGCGCTGGCGGCTTGGTCGTCCGACACAGCGCGCCACCAGCTTGGCTGCGCGTCTGTCGGAGTTTTTGCAGCAGATTTTTGGGCAGAAGCGCGTGCTGCGTGATCGCGCGCCCGGCATCATGCATACGATGATCTTCTATGGCTTTCTGGCGCTGTTCATCGGCACCGATATTATCGCTATGGAAGAGGACTTTACGATCCCGACGCTTGGCCCCGACGCGGGGCGTATCCTGGCGGGTCCGTTCTACCCGTTCTACGAGTTCATTCTCGACACGATGGGCCTGCTGTTCGTGATCGGCCTGCTGTGGGCGACCTACCGGCGCTATGTGAGCAAGCCCAACCGGCTTGATAACCGCGTCACGGATGCGTGGGTGCTCGGCGCGATGCTCTTCATCGGCATCGGCGGCTTCCTGATCGAGGGCATTCGTATTCTCAACCAGGAGATCGGCGGCGTGCGCGTGATGGAGCAGAGCTGGGCGCGCTGGAACGTGATCGGCTATCCGCTGGCGCTCTTCTTCCGGCAGATCGGCCTTGAGGGGCAGGCGGGCCTCGTCTTCCATCGCCTCCTCTGGGTGCCGCATATGATCACCACGTTCGCGTTCGTGGCGTCGATCCCCTACACCAAGTTCAAGCATATCTTCTACACGCCGCTCAACAGCTTCTTCCGCGACATCGAGCCGAAGGGCGCGCTCGACAAGATCGAAGACATCGAGGACAAGGAAGAGGAAGATCTGGGCGTTAACCGCATCGCCGATCTGACCTGGAAGGAGCGGCTGAGCCTGGATGCGTGTATGCGCTGCGGTCGCTGCCAGGCCAACTGCCCGGCCTATGCCTCAGGCTCGGATCTGTCGCCCAAGTGGCTGATCACCAAGATGGACGACCTGATGCGCGGCGCTCCGGTGCTGATGAGAGACGGCACGATCGTGCATGTGACGCAGGACGAGAGCGCGCTGGCGGCTGCCGATCGCGCGCCGACCGAGGCGGTTCACGAGGGCGGCAACGGCGAGCTGCATGGCCTGAATCGGCTCAAGGGCGGCGGCGTCAAGTTCGTCAAGGGCGATCGTGAGACGCTGCCGCTCTACGGCACGCTGATCTCGGAGAACGAGCTGTGGAGCTGCACCACCTGCCGCGCGTGTATGAGCGAGTGTCCGGCGATGATCGAGCATGTCGACGACATCGTGAATCTTCGCCGGAAGCTGGCGCTGGTCGAGGGCGAGGTGCCTGAGGGCGTGTCGACTGTGCTGACCGGCATCGAGCGCAACGGCAATCCGTGGAAGCTGCCGCAGCGTGAGCGCGCCGCGTGGGCCGAGGGCCTGGACGTGCCGGTGCTGGCCGAGGTCGAGGAAGTCGATGTGCTCTACTGGGTCGGGTGCGCGCCGAGCTACGATGCGCGCTCGCGCAAGACGGCCCGCGCGATGGTCCAGCTCATGCAGCGGGCGGGCGTCAGCTTCGCGATCCTGGGCGAAGAAGAAACGTGTACCGGCGATCCCGCGCGGCGCATGGGCGAGGAGTTTCTCTACCAGACCCAGGCGCAGACCAACATCGAGACGATGCAGCAGTACAAGTTTAAGCAGGTCGTGACGACGTGCGCGCACTGCTTCAACACGATCAAGAACGAGTATCCGCAGTTCGGCGGCGGCGCTGGCAAAGACTACGAGGTGATCCATCACACCCAATTCCTGGCGCGGCTGGTCAAGCAGGGCAAGCTCAAGCCCACCGAGCAGGTCGACGAGCGGGTGGCCTACCACGATCCATGCTACGTCGGGCGCTACAACGACATCTACGACGATCCGCGCGACCTGCTGGCGGCGATCCCTGGCGTGGAGCTGGTCGAAGCGCCCGATCGCAATCGCGAGAAGGCGATGTGCTGCGGCGGCGGCGGCGGTAACGTCTGGATGGAAGGCTGGGGCACCAAGGGCATCAACGTGATCCGCCTTGAGCAGCTTCAGCAGGCCAAGCCGACGACGGTCGCGATGGGCTGTCCCTTCTGCATGGTCATGTTCGAGGACGCCGCGAAGAATACCGGCGTGGGCGATACGCTTGGCCGCAAGGACGTTGCCGAGTTGCTGCTGGATGCGCTGCCCAGGCAGGACGGCTCGACCGCAGCTTCGGCGTAG
- a CDS encoding response regulator transcription factor, translated as MAERRILIIDDDPQLRETVTIVLNTQEYDVQAAPTGKEGISVAAERAPDLIILDVNLPDMLGFEVVRELRRFSNVPVLMLTGRAESSDIVSGLDSGADDYLTKPFKSDELLARVRALLRRVPSSEQPIVAAEGQLELDTKMRIVRVRGEQVDLTPTEYQLLLLLAQHPGEVLDHHTLLQRVWGEEYVNDTAYLKVYIWHLRRKLEQNPHDPKIVMTEWGVGYRLAP; from the coding sequence ATGGCTGAACGGCGCATCCTGATCATTGATGATGATCCGCAGCTTCGCGAGACGGTGACGATCGTCTTGAACACGCAGGAGTACGACGTTCAAGCCGCCCCGACGGGGAAAGAGGGAATCTCCGTGGCCGCTGAACGTGCTCCTGATCTGATTATTCTGGATGTGAATCTCCCCGATATGCTTGGGTTCGAGGTCGTGCGCGAGCTGCGGCGGTTCTCCAACGTGCCCGTGCTGATGCTGACGGGCCGCGCGGAAAGCTCCGACATCGTGAGCGGCCTCGACAGCGGCGCGGATGATTACCTGACCAAACCGTTCAAGTCCGACGAGCTGTTAGCGCGGGTTCGGGCGCTGCTGCGGCGCGTGCCCAGCTCCGAGCAACCGATCGTCGCCGCGGAGGGGCAGCTTGAGCTAGATACCAAGATGCGGATCGTGCGCGTGCGCGGCGAGCAGGTCGATCTTACGCCCACCGAGTACCAACTGCTGCTGCTGCTGGCGCAGCATCCCGGCGAGGTGCTCGATCATCACACGCTGCTTCAGCGGGTGTGGGGCGAGGAGTACGTCAACGATACGGCCTATCTCAAGGTCTATATCTGGCACCTGCGCCGTAAGCTCGAGCAGAATCCGCACGATCCCAAGATCGTGATGACCGAGTGGGGCGTCGGCTACCGGCTCGCTCCGTAG
- a CDS encoding redoxin domain-containing protein, with amino-acid sequence MSMTQNYYTLLGVSPTATTEEILAAYQARRSASEEAGERQLQMAVDVLTDPEQRQSYDREHGLAQPEPRAMSGREILFGVLGVLVGLLVLSGVWLIAGRDEANVPTITEVQPYDAPDFTLQNLDGTPVRLSDFKGKVVLLNFWGTWCDPCKEETPALEAAYRRLKDQGLVIVGVDLFNAERSRNYGVQEVRQFASRYGVTYPIVLDESGGVGQAYAIHPIPTSYFIDPQGKVRYLKVGQLNTADVERVFRSLQATGS; translated from the coding sequence ATGAGTATGACACAGAACTACTATACATTGCTTGGCGTTTCGCCCACCGCCACTACCGAAGAGATTTTAGCGGCCTATCAGGCCCGGCGTTCGGCGTCGGAGGAGGCAGGGGAGCGGCAGCTTCAGATGGCGGTGGATGTGCTGACCGATCCTGAGCAGCGCCAGAGCTATGATCGGGAGCATGGCCTGGCTCAGCCGGAGCCGCGCGCCATGAGCGGGCGCGAGATCCTGTTTGGAGTGCTCGGCGTGCTGGTCGGATTGTTGGTGTTGAGCGGCGTCTGGCTGATCGCCGGGCGGGACGAGGCAAACGTTCCGACGATCACTGAGGTGCAGCCCTATGACGCGCCCGATTTTACGCTTCAAAATCTTGACGGCACGCCGGTACGTCTCAGCGATTTCAAAGGAAAGGTGGTTCTGCTCAACTTTTGGGGTACGTGGTGCGATCCGTGCAAAGAAGAAACACCGGCGCTGGAGGCGGCCTACCGGCGGCTCAAGGATCAGGGCCTGGTGATCGTCGGCGTCGATCTCTTCAACGCGGAGCGAAGTCGGAACTATGGCGTCCAGGAAGTGCGGCAGTTTGCCAGCCGCTACGGTGTCACCTATCCAATCGTCCTGGATGAGAGCGGCGGCGTGGGGCAAGCCTACGCGATCCATCCGATCCCAACGTCATACTTTATTGACCCGCAGGGCAAGGTACGTTATCTTAAAGTGGGCCAACTGAACACCGCCGATGTCGAGCGCGTGTTTCGTAGTTTGCAGGCTACTGGCAGTTGA
- a CDS encoding DnaJ domain-containing protein, whose product MAHRRSEPDYYTLLQVPPKASGPEIDAAYARLSDLYSAERMADAAPEFQEQAAQKREQLAAAYQVLIQPDRRAAYDRQRGFSQAGVADATDAIDYRPLPPARGQERAVSAAPAVERPVRRAQPQGVRGWLPGVVVLTGLLAVLLLIVLSGVRTSGSAEALATPTPLLRGGQLPFTAQQIAQFRSAAETSNTAATWRALGNALFDNLQTLRENAPQSPQYRSGLQGWLEVVQAYDRSLSLEDHPVVRADRAVALFNYGTDAPDTQRVAEALAEVERGIQSGVTEPRALLNYGLILIAHDPPRTQEALAQWRTILEIAPQSSEAQQAQVLLQTYEP is encoded by the coding sequence ATGGCACACCGTCGAAGCGAGCCAGATTATTACACGCTGTTGCAGGTGCCGCCGAAAGCGTCTGGACCTGAGATCGACGCGGCCTATGCGCGGCTCAGCGATCTGTACAGCGCCGAGCGGATGGCGGATGCCGCGCCGGAGTTTCAAGAGCAGGCCGCGCAGAAGCGCGAGCAGCTCGCGGCGGCGTATCAGGTGCTGATCCAGCCCGACCGCCGCGCGGCCTACGATCGGCAGCGCGGCTTCTCGCAGGCTGGCGTGGCCGACGCGACCGACGCGATCGACTATCGACCCTTGCCGCCCGCGCGCGGTCAGGAGCGCGCCGTGTCTGCTGCGCCGGCTGTCGAGCGTCCGGTTCGGAGGGCACAGCCTCAGGGCGTGCGCGGCTGGCTGCCAGGTGTGGTCGTTCTAACCGGCCTGCTGGCGGTGCTGCTGCTGATTGTGCTGAGCGGCGTGCGTACCAGCGGCAGCGCAGAGGCGCTAGCCACGCCGACGCCGCTGCTGCGCGGCGGGCAACTGCCGTTCACAGCGCAGCAGATCGCGCAGTTCCGGTCGGCGGCTGAGACGAGCAACACGGCTGCAACCTGGCGGGCGCTCGGCAACGCGCTCTTCGACAATTTGCAGACGCTCCGCGAAAACGCGCCTCAGTCGCCGCAGTATCGCAGCGGGCTGCAAGGCTGGCTTGAGGTGGTGCAGGCATACGATCGCTCGCTGTCGCTGGAAGATCATCCGGTGGTGCGCGCCGACCGCGCCGTGGCGCTATTCAACTACGGCACCGACGCGCCCGACACGCAGCGGGTGGCGGAGGCGCTGGCCGAGGTCGAGCGCGGTATTCAGAGCGGCGTGACCGAGCCGCGCGCGCTGCTCAACTACGGTTTGATCCTGATCGCACACGATCCGCCGCGCACGCAAGAGGCACTTGCGCAATGGCGTACAATACTTGAAATCGCTCCACAATCGAGCGAGGCACAGCAGGCTCAGGTATTGCTGCAAACATACGAGCCCTAA
- the ccsA gene encoding cytochrome c biogenesis protein CcsA, whose translation MYIIGSTLIYGAILAALCSSICYALVVGGRPRLIRWGRAGAWSSLALALSAAALLLALFVLQRYDIRYVYDYSSTDLEMRYRIAAIWAGQPGSLVVWALVGLICAPFLMRRTRQFEPYILSPLMLLQTILLVFMLVRNPFLPTVIEGLSGPITEGRGLNPQLHNVWMVIHPPTLFTAYGLLGVPFCMALAGLWRRDYDTWARMALPWTVAGWTILGLALTMGGYWAYESLGWGGYWGWDPVENSSLVPWLTGGALLHGLLAQRTHGGLRRANFFLAVLTYGFVFYASFLTRSGVLSNFSVHSFVEEGLKYIMIGALVALLILGFGLLSLRWRDVPRKPLSEAVLSRDTAFVLLMLTFVMIGVVIAFGTSMPWITSIEGLSYNLERIFSRAFDLDNGTRFGGQPFSDGRFSLLPDFFKKTTPPLGLILAVLMSVGPLLGWRDTNARKLLLSLRWPFVAAVLLTSVAIVLGVRDGMSIAYVAIATFALGTNLLMIARTLRSGWLRIGGYVAHVGMALLLVGVVGSYAYSSEEEKLVIPQAETQSIFGHSFTFWGYDERENGKHVLRLEVDKESDTPFIAAPDVYFNSRMGAWVRTPAIKRYLWQDLYISPEEYLPADDPSTVDLAPGQQAQIGPYALRFDKFDVQDHLATDNSALVGATVTITHENTVQVLTPQMRLEPNKALRELAVALPSGKKLALENFNPREQVARLRVDGLNLPVVPARAVFTVSIKPAIALVWIGTLLMALGGLLAVVRRRWESLPVRAPARAPVGGWSQRVLGWRGMYR comes from the coding sequence ATGTATATCATTGGTTCAACGCTAATCTATGGCGCGATCCTGGCCGCGCTCTGCTCGTCGATCTGCTATGCGCTGGTCGTCGGCGGGCGGCCACGGCTGATCCGCTGGGGTCGTGCCGGGGCGTGGAGCTCGCTGGCGCTGGCGCTGAGCGCGGCGGCGCTGCTGCTGGCGCTGTTTGTGTTGCAGCGCTACGACATCCGCTATGTCTACGACTATAGCTCGACCGATCTCGAAATGCGCTACCGGATCGCGGCGATCTGGGCCGGGCAGCCCGGCAGCCTCGTTGTCTGGGCGCTGGTCGGGCTGATCTGCGCGCCGTTCCTGATGCGCCGCACGCGCCAATTCGAGCCGTACATTCTGTCGCCGCTGATGCTGCTTCAGACGATCCTGCTCGTCTTTATGCTGGTGCGTAACCCGTTCTTGCCCACGGTGATCGAAGGGCTGAGCGGCCCGATCACCGAGGGACGCGGCCTGAATCCGCAGCTTCACAACGTCTGGATGGTAATCCACCCGCCGACGCTGTTTACGGCCTATGGGCTGCTGGGCGTGCCCTTCTGCATGGCGCTGGCGGGCCTGTGGCGGCGCGACTACGACACCTGGGCGCGTATGGCGCTGCCGTGGACCGTCGCGGGCTGGACGATCCTGGGGCTGGCGCTGACGATGGGCGGCTACTGGGCGTATGAGTCGCTGGGCTGGGGCGGCTACTGGGGCTGGGACCCGGTGGAGAACTCGTCGCTGGTGCCGTGGCTGACGGGCGGTGCCCTGCTGCATGGCCTGCTGGCACAGCGCACCCACGGCGGTCTGCGCCGCGCGAACTTCTTTCTGGCGGTGCTGACCTACGGCTTCGTCTTCTATGCCTCGTTCCTGACGCGCTCCGGCGTGCTGTCGAACTTCTCGGTTCACTCGTTCGTCGAAGAGGGCTTGAAGTACATCATGATCGGCGCGCTGGTCGCACTGCTGATCCTGGGCTTCGGCCTTCTGAGCCTGCGCTGGCGCGACGTGCCGCGCAAGCCGCTGTCGGAGGCGGTGCTCTCGCGCGATACGGCCTTTGTGCTGCTGATGCTGACGTTCGTGATGATCGGCGTGGTGATCGCCTTCGGCACGTCGATGCCCTGGATCACCTCGATCGAGGGGCTGAGCTACAACCTGGAGCGCATCTTTAGCCGCGCCTTCGATCTGGACAACGGCACGCGCTTCGGCGGGCAGCCCTTCAGCGATGGTCGCTTCTCGCTGCTCCCCGACTTCTTCAAAAAGACCACACCGCCGCTCGGCCTGATCCTGGCGGTGCTGATGTCGGTCGGGCCGCTCTTGGGCTGGCGCGACACTAACGCACGCAAGCTGCTGCTATCGCTGCGCTGGCCCTTCGTGGCGGCGGTGCTGCTGACCAGCGTGGCGATCGTGCTGGGCGTGCGCGATGGCATGTCGATCGCGTACGTGGCGATTGCGACGTTTGCGCTCGGCACCAATCTGCTGATGATCGCGCGCACGCTGCGGTCGGGCTGGCTGCGGATCGGCGGCTACGTGGCGCATGTCGGCATGGCCCTGCTGCTCGTCGGCGTGGTCGGCTCGTATGCCTACTCGTCCGAGGAAGAGAAGCTGGTGATTCCCCAGGCCGAGACGCAGAGCATCTTCGGGCATAGCTTCACCTTCTGGGGCTACGACGAGCGCGAGAACGGCAAGCATGTGCTGCGGCTGGAAGTCGATAAGGAGAGCGATACGCCGTTTATCGCCGCGCCCGATGTATATTTCAACAGCCGCATGGGCGCGTGGGTGCGCACGCCCGCGATCAAGCGCTACCTGTGGCAAGATCTGTACATCTCGCCCGAAGAGTACCTGCCCGCCGACGATCCGAGCACGGTCGATCTGGCTCCGGGCCAGCAGGCGCAGATCGGGCCGTACGCGCTGCGCTTCGATAAGTTCGACGTGCAGGATCATCTCGCGACCGACAACAGCGCGCTGGTTGGCGCGACGGTGACGATCACGCACGAGAACACGGTGCAGGTGCTCACGCCGCAGATGCGGCTGGAGCCGAATAAAGCCTTGCGAGAGCTGGCGGTCGCGCTGCCGAGCGGTAAGAAGCTGGCGCTGGAAAACTTCAATCCACGCGAGCAGGTCGCGCGGCTGCGCGTCGATGGGCTGAACCTGCCGGTGGTTCCCGCGCGGGCGGTCTTTACCGTCAGCATCAAGCCCGCGATTGCGCTGGTCTGGATCGGCACGCTGCTGATGGCCCTCGGCGGCCTGCTGGCGGTCGTGCGGCGGCGCTGGGAATCGCTGCCGGTGCGCGCGCCCGCGCGCGCGCCTGTCGGCGGCTGGAGCCAGCGGGTGCTCGGCTGGCGTGGTATGTATCGATAG
- a CDS encoding cytochrome c maturation protein CcmE — MASIVAEPAARGRRFGLKPVQWMMLAVIALALGFGGWSLRGSLARTVTIAEAKEASGTVQVFGYLHSKGAYDDHHNWTFDIQGHDGSTLKVVHPTKPGNFEDAISVAATGRFNAEKGVFEAEQLLVKCPSKYQEQEQAGM, encoded by the coding sequence ATGGCCTCGATCGTCGCTGAGCCTGCCGCTCGTGGACGTAGATTTGGACTCAAGCCGGTACAATGGATGATGCTGGCGGTGATCGCGCTCGCGCTGGGCTTTGGCGGCTGGTCGCTGCGCGGCTCGCTGGCTCGCACCGTGACGATCGCGGAGGCCAAAGAGGCCAGCGGCACCGTCCAGGTCTTTGGCTATCTGCACAGCAAGGGCGCGTACGATGATCACCATAACTGGACCTTTGACATTCAAGGCCACGACGGATCGACGCTGAAGGTCGTTCATCCGACGAAGCCCGGCAACTTCGAGGACGCGATCAGCGTGGCCGCGACCGGGCGCTTCAACGCCGAGAAGGGCGTGTTCGAGGCCGAGCAACTGCTGGTCAAGTGCCCGTCGAAATACCAGGAGCAAGAGCAGGCGGGCATGTGA
- the ccsA gene encoding cytochrome c biogenesis protein CcsA → MNARRQSIATAAKWLVTLWMLAVVVAMFLWVPEYEGLGNTGRIVMMHVPTAWLSTFAFAIAAWYSLMFLRRRQPRDDDRALAATELGFLFSILATVTGSMFAKIVWGSYWNWEPRETSILILLLIYGAYFALRTAIEDAERRRQLAAVYALFAFATAPLLTFVVPRLYDSTLHPNCAFLPGSKCNGITLQQNGVGALGDRRLQLLDVQRDGDTVTAVVEVSGVGFSNVATLRPTLNLTTQERTTPSFPESRFMLALQSADDAGVRLNIQAPGNSSQRGNIRTTTTLFASLLGFTGLFFWVYNLRTTLLRLRRRVEVQGLA, encoded by the coding sequence ATGAATGCGAGAAGACAATCGATTGCAACTGCCGCCAAGTGGCTGGTGACACTCTGGATGCTGGCGGTTGTCGTCGCGATGTTTCTGTGGGTGCCTGAGTACGAGGGGCTGGGCAATACGGGCCGGATCGTGATGATGCACGTGCCCACGGCCTGGCTCTCGACCTTCGCGTTTGCGATTGCGGCCTGGTATAGCCTGATGTTTCTACGCCGCCGACAGCCGCGCGACGACGATCGGGCGCTGGCCGCGACGGAGCTTGGCTTTTTGTTCTCGATCCTGGCAACCGTCACCGGCTCGATGTTCGCCAAGATTGTGTGGGGCTCGTACTGGAACTGGGAGCCGCGCGAAACATCGATCTTGATCTTGCTGCTGATCTACGGCGCGTACTTCGCGCTGCGCACCGCGATCGAAGATGCCGAGCGGCGACGGCAGCTCGCGGCGGTCTATGCGCTCTTCGCGTTTGCGACCGCGCCGCTGCTGACGTTTGTGGTGCCGCGCCTGTACGACAGCACGCTCCATCCCAACTGCGCGTTTCTTCCCGGCTCGAAATGTAACGGCATCACGCTCCAGCAGAACGGCGTCGGCGCGCTCGGCGATCGGCGGCTGCAACTGCTCGACGTGCAGCGCGACGGCGATACCGTCACGGCGGTCGTCGAGGTTTCGGGCGTCGGCTTCTCGAACGTCGCCACGCTGCGGCCAACGCTCAACCTGACGACGCAGGAGCGCACCACGCCAAGCTTTCCCGAAAGCCGCTTTATGCTGGCGCTGCAATCGGCGGACGATGCGGGCGTGCGGCTGAATATTCAAGCGCCGGGAAATTCCAGCCAGCGTGGTAACATTCGTACGACAACAACATTGTTTGCATCGCTGTTGGGGTTTACGGGACTATTCTTCTGGGTTTACAATTTGCGTACAACGCTGCTGCGCTTGCGGCGGCGGGTTGAAGTACAGGGGCTTGCCTAA
- a CDS encoding heme exporter protein CcmB codes for MAEEIERRVSGVESRERHALRFWRAAWAVFRKDVRSELRTRYALNALAVFALTVVLVVSFYLGPRLSPRDPVTPATSAALLWIALFFAALTGLGRAFVHEEEAQTATFLRLNAPPLAVFVGKWLLNVLLLAGLSVVVTLLLSLFMNLRIVNPAMLLLTLLLGGLGLAATITLIAAIIAKASARSALFAVLAFPVVFPMLAVAMTATEQALIGAQWSAALPQLQGLGAYAVAMSAAAVLLFPYVWEV; via the coding sequence GTGGCAGAAGAGATCGAACGACGGGTATCAGGTGTAGAATCGCGTGAGCGTCATGCGCTGCGCTTCTGGCGTGCGGCCTGGGCGGTGTTTCGTAAAGATGTCCGCAGCGAGCTTCGCACGCGCTATGCCCTGAACGCGCTGGCGGTCTTCGCGCTCACAGTCGTGCTGGTCGTCAGCTTTTATCTCGGCCCGCGCCTATCGCCCCGCGATCCCGTCACCCCGGCCACGAGCGCGGCGCTGCTGTGGATCGCGCTCTTCTTCGCGGCGCTGACCGGCCTGGGGCGCGCGTTCGTCCACGAGGAGGAGGCGCAGACCGCGACGTTTCTACGCCTGAACGCGCCGCCGCTGGCCGTGTTCGTCGGCAAGTGGCTGCTGAATGTGCTGCTGCTGGCCGGGCTGAGCGTCGTGGTAACGCTGCTGCTGAGCCTGTTTATGAATCTGCGGATCGTCAATCCCGCGATGTTGCTCCTGACGCTGCTGCTCGGCGGCCTGGGTCTGGCGGCGACGATCACGCTGATCGCGGCGATTATCGCGAAGGCATCGGCGCGCTCGGCGCTCTTTGCGGTGCTGGCGTTTCCGGTTGTGTTTCCGATGCTGGCCGTGGCGATGACCGCGACCGAGCAGGCGTTGATCGGGGCGCAGTGGAGCGCAGCGCTGCCGCAGCTTCAAGGGCTCGGCGCGTACGCGGTGGCGATGAGCGCGGCGGCGGTCTTGTTGTTTCCGTACGTGTGGGAAGTCTAG